In Rhinoraja longicauda isolate Sanriku21f chromosome 6, sRhiLon1.1, whole genome shotgun sequence, the following proteins share a genomic window:
- the LOC144594728 gene encoding myosin-4-like, which translates to MGDAEMAVFGKAASFLRKTDKERLEAQNRPFDAKSSCFVHDVNELYVKGTIKSKDGGKVTVETLLDKKTVTVKDDQVYPMNPPKYDKIEDMAMLTHLNEASVLYNLKERYAAWMIYTYSGLFCVTVNPYKWLPVYDTEVVMGYRGKKRQETPPHIFSISDSAYQAMLTDRENQSILITGESGAGKTVNTKRVIQYFALVAATSDVGKKKEAQSASGKGTLEDQIIQANPLLEAFGNAKTMRNDNSSRFGKFIRIHFGTTGKLSSADIETYLLEKSRVTFQLKAERSYHIFYQMMSNHKPEIVESCLITTNPYDFSFVSMGEISVASIDDKEELMATDTAIDVLGFTIDEKWGIYKLTGAVMHFGNMRFKQKQREEQAEPDGTEDADKVAYLTGLNSADLLKALCYPRVKVGNEFVTKGQTVQQVTNSVGALAKSIFEKMFLWMVVRINQQLDTKQARQYFIGVLDIAGFEIFDYNSLEQLCINFTNEKLQQFFNHHMFVLEQEEYKKEGIQWEFIDFGMDLAACIELIEKPMGIFSILEEECMFPKSSDTTFKNKLYDQHLGKSNNFLKPKPVKGKPEAHFSLVHYAGTVDYNITGWLEKNKDPLNETVTGLFQKSSVKLLGTLYVVAPEDSTKKAGKKKGGSFQTVSALFRENLGKLMANLRTTHPHFVRCLIPNETKTPGSMENRLVIHQLRCNGVLEGIRICRKGFPSRIMYSDFKQRYRILNASAIPEGQFIDSKKASEKLLGSIDVDHTQYKFGHTKVFFKAGLLGTLEEMRDDKLAQLITRTQAMCRGYLMRVEFTKMMERREALYTLQYNIRSFTNVKHWPWMQLYFKIKPLLKSAETEKEMANMKDEFEKTKEALAKSEARRKELEEKMVALAQEKNDLLLQVQSEGETLADAEERCEGLIKNKIQLEAKMKDANERLEDEEEMNAELTAKKRKLEDECSELKKDIDDLELTLAKVEKEKHATENKVKNLSEEMACLDESIVKLTKEKKALQEAHQQTLDDLQAEEDKVNTLTKTKTKLEQQVDDLEGSLEQEKKLRMDLERAKRKLEGDLKLSQEVTMDLENDRQQLDEKLKKKEFETSQLQSKVEDEQAMASQLQKKIKELQARIEELEEEIEAERAARAKTEKQRADLSRELEEISERLEEAGGATSAQIEMNKKREAEFQKMRRDLEESTLQHEATSAALRKKQADSVAELGEQIDNLQRVKQKLEKEKSELKMEIDDLASNMESVSKAKVNLEKLSRTLEDQVSEMKTKHDEHQRLINDLSTHKARLTTENVELNRQVEEKEALVSQLTRGKQGYTQQLEELKRQLEEETKAKGALAHALQSARHDCDMLREQYEEEMEAKAELQRGMSKANSEVAQWRTKYETDAIQRTEELEEAKKKLAQRLQDAEEHIEAVNSKCASLEKTKQRLQNEVEDLMIDVERANSAAAALDKKQRNFDKVLADWKQKYEESQAELEAALKESRTLSTEIFKMKNAYEESMDHLETLKRENKNLQQEISDLTEQLGETGKALHEMEKAKKTAEQEKSEIQSALEEAEASLEHEESKILRIQLELNQVKSEVDRKIAEKDEEIDQVKRNHQRVVDTMQSALEAEVRSRNDALRIKKKMEGDLNEMEIQLGHANRQASEAQKHLRNVQGQLKDTLIQLDDACRSQEDLKEQLAMLERRSGLQQAEIEEMRAALEQTDRARKIAEQELLDVNERVQLLHSQNTSLINTKKKLDADLNHIQSEMEETIQEARNADEKAKKAITDAAMMAEELKKEQDTSAHLERMKKNLEQTVKDLQHRLDEAEQLAMKGGKKQLQKLEARVRELENELEAEQKRGADAIKGVRKFERRVKELTYQSEEDRKNVLRLQDLVDKLQMKVKAYKRQSEESEEQANAHLTKFRKVQHELEEAEERADIAESQVNKLRTKTREITIKVLHPKKL; encoded by the exons ATGGGGGATGCGGAGATGGCAGTGTTTGGAAAGGCGGCGTCGTTTTTACGGAAGACCGACAAGGAAAGGCTTGAAGCGCAGAACCGACCTTTCGATGCCAAATCCTCCTGCTTTGTCCACGATGTCAACGAACTGTACGTGAAGGGAACCATCAAGAGCAAGGATGGTGGCAAAGTTACCGTGGAGACCTTATTAGACAAGAAG ACCGTAACTGTCAAGGACGACCAAGTCTACCCAATGAACCCTCCAAAATACGATAAAATAGAGGACATGGCCATGTTGACCCACCTGAACGAGGCATCCGTGTTGTACAACCTCAAAGAGCGTTATGCAGCCTGGATGATCTAC ACCTACTCTGGGTTGTTCTGTGTCACTGTGAATCCCTACAAGTGGTTGCCAGTGTACGACACAGAAGTTGTAATGGGATACAGGGGGAAGAAGCGTCAGGAAACTCCTCCCCACATCTTCTCCATCTCTGACAGCGCTTATCAGGCCATGTTAACCG ACCGGGAAAACCAGTCTATCTTGATCAC CGGAGAATCCGGGGCGGGGAAGACGGTGAACACGAAACGTGTCATCCAGTACTTCGCATTGGTTGCAGCCACCAGTGACGTGGGCAAGAAGAAGGAGGCACAATCAGCATCCGGCAAG GGGACCCTGGAAGATCAAATCATCCAGGCTAACCCGCTGCTGGAAGCCTTCGGAAACGCCAAAACTATGAGAAATGACAATTCGTCTCGCTTC GGTAAATTCATCAGGATTCACTTCGGTACCACTGGGAAGCTGTCTTCTGCTGACATTGAAACCT ATCTGCTGGAAAAATCCAGAGTGACATTCCAGCTGAAAGCTGAAAGGAGTTACCACATTTTCTACCAGATGATGAGTAATCACAAACCAGAAATTGTTG AGTCTTGCCTCATTACCACCAACCCCTATGATTTCTCATTCGTCAGCATGGGAGAGATCAGTGTTGCCAGTATTGATGATAAAGAGGAACTGATGGCAACTGAT ACTGCCATCGATGTCCTTGGCTTCACCATTGATGAAAAATGGGGCATCTACAAACTCACTGGAGCAGTAATGCACTTTGGAAACATGAGATTCAAGCAAAAGCAGCGTGAGGAGCAGGCGGAGCCCGACGGCACAGAAG ATGCTGACAAAGTTGCCTACCTGACTGGCCTTAACTCAGCAGATTTGCTAAAGGCATTGTGCTATCCACGAGTAAAGGTTGGCAATGAATTTGTGACCAAAGGTCAGACTGTTCAGCAG GTCACCAACTCAGTGGGTGCTCTTGCCAAGTCCATTTTTGAGAAAATGTTCTTATGGATGGTCGTCCGTATCAATCAACAACTGGACACAAAGCAGGCCAGACAGTATTTCATTGGTGTGCTGGATATCGCAGGTTTTGAAATTTTTGAT TACAACAGCTTGGAGCAGTTATGTATCAACTTCACAAATGAGAAACTGCAGCAGTTCTTCAACCACCACATGTTTGTTTTGGAGCAAGAGGAGTacaagaaggaaggaattcaatggGAATTCATTGACTTTGGGATGGATCTGGCTGCTTGCATTGAACTCATTGAGAAG CCCATGGGTATCTTCTCAATCCTTGAGGAGGAGTGCATGTTCCCCAAGTCCTCAGACACTACTTTCAAGAATAAGCTGTATGATCAGCACCTTGGAAAGTCAAACAATTTCCTGAAGCCCAAGCCTGTCAAAGGAAAGCCTGAAGCTCACTTCTCACTGGTCCATTATGCTGGCACTGTGGACTACAACATTACTGGCTGGCTGGAAAAGAATAAGGATCCACTGAATGAAACTGTAACTGGGCTGTTCCAGAAGTCATCAGTGAAACTCTTGGGTACTCTCTACGTTGTAGCCCCTGAAG ATAGTACCAAGAAAGCAGGCAAAAAGAAGGGTGGTTCATTCCAGACAGTGTCTGCTCTGTTTAGG GAAAACTTGGGCAAGCTGATGGCTAACCTGAGAACCACACATCCACATTTTGTGCGATGTCTCATCCCCAATGAGACAAAGACACCAG GTTCTATGGAAAATCGCCTTGTCATACATCAGTTGAGGTGCAATGGTGTGCTGGAAGGTATCAGAATTTGCAGAAAGGGATTCCCAAGCAGAATCATGTACAGTGACTTCAAACAAAG GTACAGAATTCTAAATGCAAGTGCCATTCccgaaggccagttcattgacagcAAGAAGGCGTCTGAGAAATTACTGGGATCCATTGATGTAGATCATACCCAGTACAAGTTTGGACACACTAAG GTGTTTTTCAAAGCTGGTCTCTTAGGTACACTTGAAGAGATGAGAGATGACAAGTTGGCACAGCTTATTACCCGCACTCAAGCTATGTGCCGTGGCTATTTAATGAGGGTTGAATTTACGAAAATGATGGAAAGGAG GGAAGCGCTGTATACTCTGCAGTACAACATCCGTTCATTCACCAATGTCAAACACTGGCCATGGATGCAACTGTACTTTAAGATCAAACCTCTCCTGAAGAGTGCTGAAACTGAAAAGGAAATGGCAAATATGAAAGATGAGTTTGAGAAAACCAAGGAGGCACTTGCCAAATCTGAAGCACGGAGGAAGGAATTGGAAGAAAAAATGGTGGCTCTTGCCCAGGAAAAGAATGATCTCCTACTTCAAGTCCAATCG GAAGGTGAAACTCTGGCAGATGCAGAAGAAAGATGTGAGGGGTTGATTAAAAATAAGATTCAACTAGAGGCTAAAATGAAAGATGCTAATGAAAGATTGGAAGATGAAGAAGAGATGAATGCTGAGCTGACAGCTAAGAAAAGGAAACTGGAGGATGAGTGCTCAGAACTGAAGAAAGATATTGATGACTTGGAGCTCACATTAGCCAAAGTTGAAAAAGAAAAACATGCCACTGAGAATAAG GTTAAAAACCTCTCTGAAGAGATGGCTTGTCTTGATGAAAGCATTGTTAAGTTAACCAAGGAAAAGAAAGCTCTCCAGGAGGCCCACCAGCAGACCTTGGATGATCTCCAGGCTGAGGAAGACAAAGTCAACACTCTGACCAAAACAAAGACTAAGTTGGAACAACAAGTTGATGAT CTTGAAGGTTCTCTGGAGCAGGAGAAGAAACTCCGCATGGATCTCGAGCGTGCTAAGAGAAAGCTTGAAGGTGACTTGAAGCTGTCTCAAGAAGTAACAATGGACTTGGAGAATGACAGGCAGCAACTGGATGAGAAACTAAAGAA GAAGGAGTTTGAAACCAGCCAGCTTCAAAGCAAAGTTGAAGATGAGCAGGCTATGGCTTCCCAACTGCAGAAAAAGATTAAAGAATTACAG GCTCGTATTGAAGAGCTCGAGGAAGAAATTGAAGCTGAACGTGCCGCTCGCGCTAAGACTGAGAAACAGAGAGCCGATCTTTCTCGGGAACTTGAAGAGATCAGTGAGCGACTGGAAGAAGCTGGTGGGGCAACTTCAGCTCAGATTGAAATGAACAAGAAACGAGAGGCAGAATTTCAGAAAATGCGCCGTGACCTGGAAGAATCCACCCTCCAGCACGAGGCCACATCTGCTGCTCTTCGCAAGAAGCAGGCTGACAGCGTGGCAGAACTTGGGGAACAAATCGATAATCTGCAGCGTGTCAAGCAGAAGCTCGAGAAGGAAAAGAGTGAACTGAAGATGGAAATTGATGACCTTGCCAGCAACATGGAATCAGTGTCCAAAGCTAAG GTAAACCTTGAGAAACTGTCACGGACACTAGAGGACCAGGTCAGTGAAATGAAGACCAAACACGATGAACATCAACGGTTGATCAATGACTTATCAACTCATAAAGCACGTCTTACAACAGAAAATG TTGAGTTGAACCGCCAGGTGGAGGAGAAAGAGGCCTTAGTATCGCAGCTGACAAGAGGGAAACAAGGATATACCCAACAGCTTGAGGAACTCAAGAGGCAACTAGAGGAAGAAACAAAG GCTAAGGGAGCCCTGGCCCATGCTCTGCAAAGTGCCCGCCATGACTGTGACATGCTCCGTGAACAATATGAAGAGGAGATGGAGGCAAAGGCTGAGCTTCAGCGTGGAATGTCCAAGGCCAACAGTGAAGTGGCTCAGTGGAGAACAAAATATGAAACTGATGCAATCCAGCGCACAGAGGAACTGGAAGAGGCCAA GAAAAAACTTGCTCAGCGTCTGCAGGATGCAGAGGAGCACATTGAGGCCGTGAACTCCAAATGTGCTTCACTGGAAAAGACTAAACAGAGATTGCAGAATGAAGTGGAGGATCTGATGATAGATGTCGAGAGGGCAAATTCAGCAGCAGCAGCTCTGGACAAGAAACAAAGAAACTTTGACAAG GTCCTAGCAGACTGGAAACAGAAATATGAGGAGAGCCAGGCAGAACTGGAAGCAGCTCTGAAGGAATCTCGTACTTTGAGTACAGAAATCTTCAAAATGAAGAATGCATATGAGGAGTCTATGGATCACCTTGAAACTCTTAAACGGGAGAACAAGAATCTACAAC AGGAGATTTCTGATCTGACTGAGCAACTGGGTGAAACTGGCAAGGCCCTCCATGAGATGGAAAAGGCAAAGAAGACAGCTGAGCAGGAAAAGAGTGAAATTCAGTCAGCATTGGAGGAGGCAGAG GCCTCGCTGGAACATGAGGAGAGCAAGATTCTCCGCATTCAGCTGGAACTGAACCAAGTGAAATCTGAAGTTGacagaaagattgcagagaaagaCGAGGAGATCGATCAGGTGAAGAGGAatcaccagagagttgtggacacaatgCAGAGCGCTTTGGAGGCTGAAGTCAGGAGCAGGAATGACGCCTTGAGAATCAAGAAGAAAATGGAGGGAGATCTAAATGAAATGGAGATTCAGCTGGGACATGCCAATCGCCAGGCCTCAGAAGCTCAAAAACATCTCAGAAACGTACAGGGTCAATTGAAG GACACCCTGATACAGCTGGATGATGCCTGCAGAAGCCAGGAAGACTTGAAGGAGCAACTGGCCATGCTGGAGCGCAGAAGCGGCCTGCAACAGGCTGAGATTGAAGAAATGAGAGCCGCTCTGGAACAGACAGATCGAGCTCGCAAAATTGCTGAACAAGAGCTGCTTGATGTCAACGAAAGAGTTCAGTTGCTGCACTCTCAG AATACAAGCCTCATCAATACTAAGAAGAAGCTAGATGCTGACCTGAATCATATCCAGTCTGAAATGGAAGAAACTATCCAAGAGGCAAGAAATGCTGATGAGAAAGCAAAGAAGGCTATTACTGAT GCTGCCATGATGGCTGAAGAGCTGAAGAAGGAACAGGACACCAGTGCTCACCTTGAACGAATGAAGAAGAACCTCGAGCAGACAGTGAAGGACCTGCAGCATCGGCTGGATGAGGCTGAACAGCTGGCaatgaaaggaggaaagaaacAGCTCCAGAAACTGGAGGCCAGG GTGCGTGAGCTGGAAAATGAGCTGGAAGCCGAGCAGAAACGAGGTGCTGATGCCATTAAAGGTGTTCGCAAATTTGAAAGAAGAGTCAAGGAACTGACCTATCAG TCAGAGGAAGATAGAAAGAATGTCCTGAGACTACAGGACCTGGTTGACAAGCTACAGATGAAGGTTAAGGCCTACAAGAGACAATCGGAGGAGTCT GAGGAGCAGGCCAATGCTCATCTGACCAAGTTCAGGAAGGTTCAGCATGAACTGGAGGAAGCCGAGGAACGTGCCGACATTGCCGAGTCTCAAGTCAACAAACTTAGAACTAAAACACGAGAAATTACTATCAAGGTATTGCACCCTAAGAAACTTTAA